The following coding sequences lie in one Equus asinus isolate D_3611 breed Donkey chromosome 1, EquAss-T2T_v2, whole genome shotgun sequence genomic window:
- the CLEC5A gene encoding C-type lectin domain family 5 member A isoform X1, giving the protein MNWHMIISGLIVVVLKIVGMTFFLLYFPQIFAKSNVGFIPTENYRTVPQIFGSGNVSFIPTKSYGTACPRGWDFNQERCFLLSTSELSWKKSRDFCETEGSTLAIVNTPEKLKFLQSITGAEKYFIGLLYQHAEKRWRWINNSIFTGNVTNQHQDFNCVTIGLTKTYDAASCYVNYRWICEKSVK; this is encoded by the exons ATGAACTGGCACATGATAATCTCCGGGCTTATCGTAGTGGTGCTTAAAATTGTTGGAATGaccttctttctgctttatt TCCCACAGATTTTTGCCAAAAGTAATGTCGGCTTCATTCCCACAGAGAACTACAGAACAG tcCCACAAATTTTTGGGAGCGGTAATGTCAGCTTCATTCCCACAAAGAGCTACGGAACAG CCTGCCCCAGAGGGTGGGATTTTAATCAAGAAAGATGTTTTTTGTTGTCCACCTCTGAGTTGTCTTGGAAGAAAAGCAGGGACTTTTGCGAAACAGAAGGATCAACTCTGGCCATTGTCAACACGCCAGAGAAACTG aagttTCTCCAGAGCATAACTGGTGCTGAGAAGTATTTTATTGGTTTACTATACCAGCATGCAGAGAAAAGGTGGCGTTGGATCAACAACTCCATATTCACTGGCAA TGTTACAAATCAGCATCAGGATTTCAATTGTGTGACCATAGGCCTGACAAAGACATATGATGCTGCATCATGTTACGTCAACTACCGCTGGATCTGTGAGAAGAGTGTCAAATGA
- the CLEC5A gene encoding C-type lectin domain family 5 member A isoform X2 → MNWHMIISGLIVVVLKIVGMTFFLLYFPQIFGSGNVSFIPTKSYGTACPRGWDFNQERCFLLSTSELSWKKSRDFCETEGSTLAIVNTPEKLKFLQSITGAEKYFIGLLYQHAEKRWRWINNSIFTGNVTNQHQDFNCVTIGLTKTYDAASCYVNYRWICEKSVK, encoded by the exons ATGAACTGGCACATGATAATCTCCGGGCTTATCGTAGTGGTGCTTAAAATTGTTGGAATGaccttctttctgctttatt tcCCACAAATTTTTGGGAGCGGTAATGTCAGCTTCATTCCCACAAAGAGCTACGGAACAG CCTGCCCCAGAGGGTGGGATTTTAATCAAGAAAGATGTTTTTTGTTGTCCACCTCTGAGTTGTCTTGGAAGAAAAGCAGGGACTTTTGCGAAACAGAAGGATCAACTCTGGCCATTGTCAACACGCCAGAGAAACTG aagttTCTCCAGAGCATAACTGGTGCTGAGAAGTATTTTATTGGTTTACTATACCAGCATGCAGAGAAAAGGTGGCGTTGGATCAACAACTCCATATTCACTGGCAA TGTTACAAATCAGCATCAGGATTTCAATTGTGTGACCATAGGCCTGACAAAGACATATGATGCTGCATCATGTTACGTCAACTACCGCTGGATCTGTGAGAAGAGTGTCAAATGA
- the TAS2R38 gene encoding LOW QUALITY PROTEIN: taste receptor type 2 member 38 (The sequence of the model RefSeq protein was modified relative to this genomic sequence to represent the inferred CDS: inserted 2 bases in 2 codons; deleted 2 bases in 1 codon; substituted 3 bases at 3 genomic stop codons): MLTLPSIIIVSYEVKNAFLLLSVLEFAPGILANAFIFLVNFWXRKQPLSNCDLILLCLNLSWLFLHGXLFLGAIQLTHCQQMEDPLSLSYQTIIMLXMITNQAGIWLATCLSLLYCSKIVHFSHTFLLCLASCISREIPKMLLGAILFSCVCTVLCLRDFFSTSHSTVSTMLFMNNNSQLNLQIAKLNFFHSFLFHSLGSIPPFLFFSVSSGMLIIFLGRHMRTTRAKTREPCHPSLEAQIKALKSLISFLCLYVVSFCAVLISIPLLMLXHSKIVVMVSAWIMAVCPSGHAAILISGNVKLRGAVETIPLXAQSSLKVRADYKADPRTPDLC, from the exons ATGTTGACTCTGCCTTCCATCATAATTGTGTCCTACGAAGTCAAGAATGCATTTCTATTACTTTCAGTCCTGGAGTTTGCTCCGGGAATCCTGGCCAATGCCtttattttcttggtgaattttt tgaggaagcagCCACTAAGCAACTGTGATCTTATCCTGCTATGTCTCAACCTCTCTTGGCTTTTCCTGCATG CTCTGTTTCTGGGTGCCATACAGCTTACCCATTGCCAGCAGATGGAAGACCCACTGAGCCTCAGCTACCAAACTATCATCATGCTCTGAATGATCACAAATCAAGCTGGCATCTGGCTTGCCACTTGCCTCAGTCTCCTCTACTGCTCCAAGATTGTCCATTTCTCTCACACCTTCCTGCTCTGCTTGGCAAGCTGCATCTCCAGGGAGATCCCCAAGATGCTCCTGGGTGCTATTCTTTTCTCCTGTGTCTGCACTGTCCTCTGTTTGCGGGACTTTTTCAGTACATCTCACTCCACAGTCTCAACTATGCTATTCATGAATAACAATTCACAACTCAATTTGCAAATTGCaaaactcaatttctttcattccttcctcttccacagcctggggtccATCccacctttcttatttttttctgtttcttctggtaTGTTAATTATCTTCCTGGGGAGGCACATGAGGACAACGAGGGCCAAAACTAGAGAGCCTTGCCATCCCAGCCTGGAGGCCCAAATCAAAGCACTCAAA TCTCtcatctcctttctctgcctctatgtGGTGTCGTTCTGCGCTGTCCTCATCTCAATACCTCTACTGATGCTGTGACATAGCAAGATTGTTGTAATGGTCTCTGCATGGATAATGGCAGTTTGTCCCTCGGGACATGCAGCCATCCTGATCTCAGGCAATGTTAAGCTGAGGGGAGCTGTGGAGACCATTCCACTCTAGGCTCAGAGCAGCCTAAAGGTAAGGGCAGACTACAAGGCAGATCCCAGGACACCAGATCTATGTTGA